Genomic window (candidate division WOR-3 bacterium):
TTAATCTCCCGGAAAAATATCGTTCCCGGCTCCAACATCTCACTAATAATGAGGTCATTTTGGGCATACGACCAGAAGATATTTACTTTAAGAATCCGGAAGGCAGAAATCTGCCATCACTTATTGGTGAATTGCAAGTTATCGAGCCTATGGGAAGCGAAACGATTGTCTATTTCAAGATTAAACAACATCTAATTACGGCAAGATTCCATAGTCAATTCTGGGGTCAAATTGGAGAAATGATAACTTTCTATATTGATACCGATAAAATCCATCTTTTTGACAAGACTACGGAAATTAGAATATAAATAGCAACATTTTATTACAATGAGACATTACAAATACCTTACTAACAATTGTCTCAATATAATACTAAACCATTGGAAATTCTAAGAATATTACGATTAACCTTAGGAAGTAGGGGTTAAAATTAAATATTAAAATTAAAATGTATTTTGGTAGGGTTTGTTTAAATCTTTCGACCTTCTCTTCTTTGATGTTGCTTCATATTTGAAACTTTTGACTATGTTCAGAATAAGTTACAGGAAATGTTTTCTTGAGATTTTTAAATGTCTTCAATGTCATAAGAGAATATAAATTAAATTTTTGTTTAATTTACTATCTGTGATTTTACTATCGTTATCTTTTGCTTTTCAGTTAGTGCCTCTCGAGTTCTGTCTTTTTAATGCAGATTTATCTGTTTTTCTTTTAATCTGGACGATTCCGTTTTTCTTTTAAACAAGCCCTGTCTATTTTTATCTTTAATCTGGTCTTTTCCATTTTTCCGTATGTTTGGTTTTTCCAATAACAGAGGTGGTATTATAAAGAGATAGTGTATGAATTTTGTGTAAATTTAGACCTGATATGTTAAATATAAAGGTGTTTCCTCCTATGATAAATAACAATTATTTTAATAACAAGAAAAGGAGAACACACCTATAAAACAAATATATCTTACATCTCAGTAAGAAAGAATATAATAACCCTTGGCTAATAATCAAGGATTATTTACATGAAGACCACGAAGATTACAGCATTGACCTAATTTGTTTTTCATAGTAAAATTTTATTTTAGAAAGAAGGCGCTATGAAGAGAAGAAATATTGTAATTGTAAGTTTATTATCATTGATTCCGCGATATGCGCTACCAAAACTTAATATTGTAATCGTAAGTTTATTATCATTGATTCCGCGATATGCGCTACCAAAACTTAATATTGTAATTGTAAGTTTATTATTATTGATTCCGCGATATGCGCTACCAAAACTTAACCAACCCTATCCAGAATATCCGATTTTTGAGACCTATCTTGATAATGGACTGCGGGTCATTATTTATGTTGATAGTTCGACGCCGACAGTTTCAACTCAATTATGGTTTAATGTTGGTGCAATTTATGACCCACCATACAAATCCGGCGTTTCCCATCTATTAGAACATATGGATGGGACGAAAAACTATAAACCACGCGAAATCTCAGCAATTATTGACGCCTTAGGCGGTGAAGACAACGCATTTACTTCCAGCTTATATGTCTGTTATTGGGTAGATTTGGCAAAGGATTATTATGAAACCGCACTCAAATTGGGTGCCGAGCGGATGAAGAATTTAGTTATTTCTGAAAGTAAATTTCAATCGGAAAAAGCGGTTGTAATGGAAGAGAGACGCTTAGGCGAAAATGAACCCTATGATGTGCTCTGGGAAGAATTTGATGCACTTATCTATAAACTTCATCCTTACCGTAATCCGGTTATTGGCTGGATGGAAGACATTAAAAGAATTGAACTTCAGGACTTAATCCAGCATTACCGAACATATTATCAACCGTCTAATGCGGTTTGTGTTATCGCCGGCGCGGTCCAGCCCAACGAAGCCTTAAAAAAAGTCAATCGCTATTTCGGTAAAATTAAATCTAAGCCCGTAAAGCATCCGGTCTTTCACGAACCAGCACAACTTGGCGAAAAAAGAAAAGTTATCTATCGTAAAGTTTCGGTTCCAGCAATATTAATCGGTTTTCATACTTGCGATGTTTCTTCACCAGATTATTACGCCTTAGAAGTATTAGAAGGCTTATTATCGAGTGGCAAAAGTTCACGTTTATATAAAAAACTTGTCTACGAGAAACAGTATGCTTTAAGGGTTTTTGCCTGGAATGACCTTGAACGGGATGCTGGCACTTTTAACTTCTACGCAATGCCAATAAGCCCTATTTTAGTCGACTCCGTAGAAAATATAATCTATCAAGAATTAATGAAATTAAAATCAACCGATAAAGATTCCATTACCGATGAAGAGATGGCACGAGTAAAGAATAATGTGATTGCCAGCGAAGTTTATGCTAAAGACCGGAGCCGTGGAATGGGCATGCGTATTGGCCGTCAAGCAATAACCACCGGTAATTTAAGTGATATGATAGAATACCCAAAGCGCATTGAAGCAGTAACCAAAGACGATATCCGTCGCGTGATTGATAAATACTTCTTGTCTAAAAACCGAACTGTTGTAACCCTTTTGCCTGAGGAGTGATAAGATGAAAAACATAGAATTGAAAACTCGTTATCTAAAGGCATTAGGTTATGTTTATGACAAGATGAGAAGCACAAAATTTACAATTCTATTTACTGCCATTGTTTTTAGTCTCTTGGTATTTTACGCAAACGCTTTACCAATTTCTCGAGATTCACTCGATTGTGGTTTAGTGGTTTTAACTTAT
Coding sequences:
- a CDS encoding insulinase family protein — its product is MKRRNIVIVSLLSLIPRYALPKLNIVIVSLLSLIPRYALPKLNIVIVSLLLLIPRYALPKLNQPYPEYPIFETYLDNGLRVIIYVDSSTPTVSTQLWFNVGAIYDPPYKSGVSHLLEHMDGTKNYKPREISAIIDALGGEDNAFTSSLYVCYWVDLAKDYYETALKLGAERMKNLVISESKFQSEKAVVMEERRLGENEPYDVLWEEFDALIYKLHPYRNPVIGWMEDIKRIELQDLIQHYRTYYQPSNAVCVIAGAVQPNEALKKVNRYFGKIKSKPVKHPVFHEPAQLGEKRKVIYRKVSVPAILIGFHTCDVSSPDYYALEVLEGLLSSGKSSRLYKKLVYEKQYALRVFAWNDLERDAGTFNFYAMPISPILVDSVENIIYQELMKLKSTDKDSITDEEMARVKNNVIASEVYAKDRSRGMGMRIGRQAITTGNLSDMIEYPKRIEAVTKDDIRRVIDKYFLSKNRTVVTLLPEE